A stretch of Streptomyces vietnamensis DNA encodes these proteins:
- a CDS encoding glycosyltransferase, with amino-acid sequence MKRIVYSMEPVGRTGGRVYLRMLHEATADDVEWRTVPDHKRTYRVRRWRKLRHLARLAPTIQALDSTTGTFVWDDLSLLLFTPEMRARTVFLLHHYEPLQHDSAPVEAMLWEHLFRALPQCAAVVCVAPYWADFLQARGVRNVRVIYNAFDMTEVERARGFDRTECRAEFGLSPDVIGVYAGKAVHWKGTEEVSAALADAPGLRVITSGSNTIGFDGAHYDVERERYLRLLCACDVGVFLPQMREGWSRCAAEALLLGLPCLIRPVAGLGDLATLTGQPAPDIGRLPAQVRERASARQTEAKAAYEALARFDLNYFGNAWGDLLAKVA; translated from the coding sequence GTGAAGCGGATCGTCTACTCGATGGAACCGGTCGGCCGGACCGGCGGCCGGGTCTACCTGCGGATGCTCCACGAGGCGACGGCCGACGACGTGGAGTGGCGCACGGTCCCGGACCACAAGCGCACCTACCGCGTCCGCCGCTGGCGCAAGCTCCGCCACCTCGCCCGCCTGGCCCCGACCATCCAGGCGCTCGACAGCACCACCGGTACCTTCGTGTGGGACGACCTGAGCCTGCTGCTCTTCACGCCCGAGATGCGGGCCCGCACGGTGTTCCTCCTGCACCACTACGAGCCCCTGCAGCACGACTCCGCTCCCGTCGAGGCCATGCTCTGGGAACACCTGTTCCGCGCACTGCCCCAGTGCGCCGCCGTGGTCTGCGTCGCCCCGTACTGGGCCGACTTCCTCCAGGCCCGAGGCGTCCGCAACGTCCGGGTGATCTACAACGCCTTCGACATGACGGAGGTCGAACGGGCCCGCGGCTTCGACAGGACCGAGTGCCGCGCCGAGTTCGGTCTGTCGCCGGACGTGATCGGGGTGTATGCGGGCAAGGCTGTGCACTGGAAAGGCACCGAGGAGGTCTCGGCAGCCCTGGCCGACGCGCCCGGGCTGCGGGTGATCACCAGCGGCAGCAACACCATCGGCTTCGACGGCGCCCACTACGACGTGGAACGCGAGCGGTACCTGCGGCTGCTGTGCGCGTGCGACGTCGGCGTCTTCCTCCCTCAGATGCGGGAGGGCTGGAGCCGCTGCGCTGCCGAGGCCCTGCTGCTCGGCTTGCCTTGCCTGATCCGCCCGGTGGCCGGCCTGGGCGACCTCGCCACACTGACCGGCCAGCCGGCCCCGGACATCGGCCGCCTCCCGGCGCAGGTCCGGGAACGCGCGTCGGCGCGCCAGACCGAGGCCAAGGCCGCGTACGAGGCCCTGGCCCGGTTCGATCTGAACTACTTCGGCAACGCCTGGGGCGACCTTCTCGCGAAGGTCGCCTGA
- a CDS encoding HD domain-containing protein, translating into MNPIDLDHVLTVLGAAGWSTDEQSRARVAGALALTVYDGHTRDQGTPYLEHPLAVVTLLRTEIRVSHPETLLLALLHDALEVAPKSEALLVQHLGAPFTCRLRAMTADHRLEQRPKAAGDESSWRFKQAALPSADLLIRLADRLHNLRDVAASPNVDRRRRFLQSLQDFYLPLADAACGLSPHLAAMHALLHAEYVQRQQEVHP; encoded by the coding sequence ATGAACCCCATCGACCTGGACCACGTCCTGACCGTGCTCGGCGCCGCCGGGTGGAGCACGGACGAGCAGTCCCGTGCCCGCGTCGCCGGCGCCCTCGCGCTAACCGTGTACGACGGCCACACCCGCGACCAGGGCACCCCGTACCTGGAACACCCGCTGGCCGTCGTCACGCTCCTGCGCACCGAGATCAGGGTCAGCCACCCCGAGACCCTGCTCCTCGCCCTCCTCCACGACGCCCTGGAGGTGGCCCCCAAATCGGAGGCGCTGCTCGTCCAGCACCTCGGCGCCCCGTTCACCTGCCGCCTGCGGGCGATGACAGCCGACCACCGCCTCGAACAGCGCCCCAAGGCCGCCGGCGACGAGTCCAGCTGGCGCTTCAAGCAGGCCGCGCTCCCGTCCGCGGACCTCCTCATCCGGCTCGCCGACCGCCTCCACAACCTGCGCGATGTCGCCGCCTCGCCCAACGTCGACAGGCGCCGGCGGTTCCTCCAGAGCCTGCAGGACTTCTACCTCCCGCTCGCCGACGCCGCCTGCGGCCTCAGTCCCCACCTGGCGGCTATGCACGCGCTGCTCCACGCCGAGTACGTCCAACGCCAACAGGAGGTACACCCGTGA
- a CDS encoding carbamoyltransferase C-terminal domain-containing protein, producing MPAVLGLNFHHDTSAALLVDGRLYAAEEERWSGVKHNHPTRKGTLTSPTRALQWCLEAAGLEPQDVDAVWAASMRPNPAAGWWLAEERDELAALLPAPLGEHLRLLSHHTAHVLSGYLLSGHDHAAGLVIDAGGSSLGSDFGPGRERITGYDLRPDRIDRLHQGMPTVVPSPAGPRRVHSSLGHFYRNLARRVIPPCDEPEGSTMALAAFGDPQRYGAQIRELVRLGDDGEVRIDHPWGSSDSSTPLLLGGRAWTADNVAQQPDHERADLAAAVQEVFAESVVHIARHLQRLTKTSTLVFSGGCALNSHLNGQLAAESGFDTLFVAPAPHDAGTAVGAALYGWHYQLGQERLPVPTDAAWGPHTGALPATAVPTGYRALTDLGPGLAPTVAALLADHHIVGWVQGQLEFGPRALGHRSILAHPGHIATRDRLNAIKKRATYRPFAPAVLAEHATEWFMSSGDPFMNRVARVRRCRADRIAAVTHHDGTARVQSVAPDHQGLHELLEQFHDRTGLPLLLNTSFNRKGTPILRTAEQAVAAAADLGLDALAVGDTLLLANHVPDPCATALRTR from the coding sequence ATGCCCGCAGTCCTCGGACTGAACTTCCACCACGACACCAGCGCCGCCTTACTCGTCGACGGCCGCCTCTACGCGGCCGAGGAGGAACGCTGGAGCGGCGTCAAGCACAACCACCCCACCCGCAAGGGCACGCTCACCTCCCCGACCCGCGCGCTCCAGTGGTGCCTGGAGGCCGCCGGCCTCGAACCGCAGGACGTCGACGCAGTCTGGGCCGCCTCCATGCGCCCCAATCCCGCCGCCGGCTGGTGGCTGGCCGAGGAGCGAGACGAACTCGCCGCCCTCCTGCCCGCCCCGCTCGGCGAACACCTCCGCCTCCTCTCCCACCACACGGCCCACGTGCTCTCCGGCTACCTGCTCTCCGGCCACGACCACGCTGCCGGCCTCGTCATCGACGCCGGCGGCTCCTCCCTCGGCTCCGACTTCGGCCCGGGCCGGGAGCGCATCACGGGGTACGACCTGCGCCCCGATCGCATCGACCGCCTCCACCAGGGCATGCCGACCGTTGTGCCCAGCCCGGCCGGGCCCCGGCGCGTTCACTCCTCCCTCGGGCACTTCTACCGGAACCTCGCCCGCCGGGTGATCCCGCCCTGCGACGAGCCCGAGGGCAGCACGATGGCGCTCGCGGCCTTCGGCGATCCCCAGCGCTACGGAGCGCAGATCCGCGAGCTGGTCCGGCTCGGCGACGACGGCGAGGTCCGCATCGATCACCCCTGGGGCTCGTCGGACAGCAGCACCCCGCTGCTGCTCGGCGGTCGGGCCTGGACCGCCGACAACGTCGCGCAGCAGCCGGACCACGAGCGGGCCGACCTAGCCGCCGCCGTCCAGGAGGTCTTCGCCGAGTCCGTCGTCCACATCGCCCGCCACCTGCAACGGCTCACCAAGACCTCAACGTTGGTGTTCTCGGGCGGGTGCGCCCTGAACTCCCACCTCAACGGCCAGCTGGCAGCCGAGAGCGGCTTCGACACCCTCTTCGTGGCACCGGCCCCACACGACGCGGGCACTGCCGTGGGTGCCGCGCTCTACGGCTGGCACTACCAGCTCGGGCAGGAGCGCCTCCCGGTGCCGACCGACGCGGCCTGGGGCCCGCACACCGGCGCCCTACCGGCCACTGCGGTGCCGACCGGATACCGCGCGCTGACCGACCTCGGCCCGGGTCTGGCGCCCACGGTGGCCGCGCTCCTCGCGGACCATCACATCGTCGGCTGGGTACAGGGACAGCTTGAGTTCGGGCCGCGAGCCCTCGGCCATCGCTCGATCCTCGCCCACCCCGGCCACATCGCCACGCGCGACCGGCTCAACGCAATCAAGAAGCGAGCCACGTACCGCCCCTTCGCTCCGGCGGTCCTCGCCGAGCACGCCACGGAGTGGTTCATGTCGTCGGGCGACCCCTTCATGAACCGCGTCGCCCGCGTCCGCCGATGCCGAGCGGACCGCATCGCCGCAGTCACCCACCACGACGGCACCGCCCGAGTCCAGTCCGTCGCCCCCGACCACCAGGGCCTGCACGAACTCCTGGAACAGTTCCACGACCGCACCGGACTACCGCTGCTGCTGAACACCTCCTTCAACCGCAAGGGCACCCCGATCCTGCGGACTGCCGAGCAGGCCGTGGCAGCCGCGGCAGACCTCGGCCTCGACGCCCTTGCCGTCGGCGACACCCTGCTCCTCGCCAACCACGTGCCCGACCCTTGTGCCACGGCCCTCCGTACGAGGTGA
- a CDS encoding radical SAM protein, which produces MPARAPLPRALKTAKIKITTKCNRSCNFCIFADGAQGENMSLELFSTILARLETIPFQQLHINGGEPTVHRDFPALSDAARTRLPDKVMVLGTNAITLARNERIMEATLRSYDQVLIGCDDEHENYDEVHAVVPRFREAGKTVVINSVLEGISSTRLAQLARLCDRYGAIHVTNHVHHVDVGQPANELRGICDRYLDQHLMIEMDGSCYRCFNAMAKDDSEFSIWDEDFAAKVFAPRGHHFRFCLRCHEYTDSGAALLPAPALTV; this is translated from the coding sequence ATGCCCGCGCGTGCACCCCTGCCCCGCGCCCTGAAGACGGCCAAGATCAAGATCACGACGAAGTGCAACCGGTCATGCAACTTCTGCATCTTCGCCGACGGCGCCCAGGGCGAGAACATGTCCCTGGAGCTGTTCTCCACCATCCTGGCCAGGCTGGAGACCATCCCGTTCCAGCAGCTGCACATCAACGGCGGCGAGCCCACCGTGCATCGGGACTTCCCCGCCCTCAGCGACGCGGCCCGAACCCGCCTGCCGGACAAGGTCATGGTCCTGGGCACGAACGCCATCACGCTGGCCCGCAACGAGCGGATCATGGAGGCCACGCTCCGCTCGTACGACCAGGTCCTCATCGGCTGTGACGACGAGCACGAGAACTACGACGAGGTCCATGCCGTCGTGCCCCGCTTCCGCGAGGCAGGCAAGACCGTGGTCATCAACAGCGTTCTGGAAGGCATCAGTTCCACCCGCCTCGCACAGCTCGCGAGGCTGTGCGACAGGTACGGCGCCATCCACGTCACCAACCACGTGCACCACGTCGACGTCGGCCAGCCGGCCAACGAGCTGCGCGGCATCTGCGACCGCTACCTCGACCAGCACCTGATGATCGAGATGGATGGGTCCTGCTACCGCTGCTTCAACGCCATGGCGAAGGACGACAGCGAATTCAGCATCTGGGACGAGGACTTCGCGGCCAAGGTGTTCGCGCCCCGAGGTCACCACTTCCGGTTCTGCCTGCGCTGCCACGAGTACACCGACTCCGGCGCCGCCCTCCTCCCCGCCCCGGCCCTCACCGTCTGA